Proteins encoded by one window of Nicotiana tabacum cultivar K326 chromosome 10, ASM71507v2, whole genome shotgun sequence:
- the LOC142165327 gene encoding uncharacterized protein LOC142165327 — MWLAVQGRLLTKERMLTLGLQCKNTTCVLCDGVGMESAMHLFSDCVWSTQLWEMLNQWSGTKLQQQDALQSISRIQSRRWSVMKKSIIIAVYGADLYQIWQAKNWKMFRESTVQSNIIVQQIQSVIRERVDMVKNSKRAGKLDT, encoded by the coding sequence ATGTGGTTGGCTGTTCAAGGTAGGCTATTGACAAAGGAAAGGATGTTGACATTGGGACTACAATGTAAAAATACTACGTGTGTACTGTGTGATGGAGTTGGAATGGAGAGTGCTATGCATCTTTTTTCTGATTGTGTATGGTCTACGCAGCTGTGGGAGATGTTGAACCAATGGAGTGGTACCAAACTTCAGCAGCAGGATGCTCTACAATCCATAAGCAGAATACAGAGTAGGAGATGGAGTGTGATGAAGAAGAGCATTATCATAGCAGTGTATGGAGCAGACTTATATCAGATTTGGCAGGCAAAAAACTGGAAGATGTTTAGGGAATCTACTGTACAGAGTAATATCATAGTGCAACAAATTCAAAGTGTAATTAGAGAAAGAGTGGACATGGTAAAGAATTCAAAACGAGCTGGAAAGCTAGATACATAA